From Brassica oleracea var. oleracea cultivar TO1000 chromosome C3, BOL, whole genome shotgun sequence, a single genomic window includes:
- the LOC106336361 gene encoding U-box domain-containing protein 9-like, whose amino-acid sequence MAKTGFFDSDPTAIAKAKELKLEMKKLLSNIEEEDGLSVQTIDQLQEALSAFRQATTMRKMEKSSSLEMLETAVSFPDEFRCPLSNELMRDPVVLASGQTYDKLFIQRWLSSGNRTCPKTEQVLPHTALTPNVLIRDMISKWCKTVGLETTNLYESKKAVTRSDREVFNSLLCKVSSSNIQDQRSAAKELRLLTKKGTEFRALFGESSEGITRLVSPLLLNRDEDLEEDVITTLLNISIHDDSNKKLVCENPNVIPLLIDALTRGTVATRSNAAAAIFTLSALDSNKALIGKSGILKPLIDLLEEGNPLAIKDAAAAIFTLCIAHENRSRAVKDGAVRVLGKKISEGLYVDELLALLAMLVTHWKAVEELGELGGVSWLLEITRESECKRNKENAIVILHTICFSDRTMWKEIREEESSHGTITRLAREGTSRAQRKANGILDRLRKAMNLTHTA is encoded by the exons ACAGGAGGCTCTGTCTGCGTTTAGACAAGCGACGACGATGAGGAAGATGGAGAAATCTTCTTCTTTAGAGATGCTCGAGACGGCGGTGTCTTTTCCTGACGAGTTTCGTTGTCCTCTCTCCAATGAGCTCATGCGTGATCCTGTCGTCTTGGCTTCTGGTCAG ACATACGACAAGTTATTCATCCAGAGATGGTTGAGTTCAGGCAACAGAACATGTCCCAAGACAGAACAAGTTCTGCCTCACACTGCTTTAACTCCCAATGTCTTAATCCGCGATATGATCTCTAAATGGTGTAAGACGGTTGGGTTAGAGACTACGAATCTATACGAGTCCAAGAAAGCTGTCACTAGATCAGATCGTGAGGTTTTCAATTCTCTACTCTGTAAAGTCTCTTCTTCAAATATTCAAGATCAAAGATCAGCTGCAAAGGAGTTAAGACTTTTGACCAAGAAAGGAACCGAGTTTCGAGCTCTGTTCGGTGAATCTTCTGAAGGAATCACCCGTTTAGTGAGTCCGTTGCTGTTGAACCGAGATGAGGATCTTGAAGAAGATGTGATCACAACGTTGCTGAACATATCCATACACGATGACAGCAACAAGAAGCTCGTCTGCGAAAACCCTAACGTGATTCCTCTCCTGATCGATGCGTTAACGCGTGGAACCGTAGCCACGAGAAGCAATGCAGCTGCAGCGATCTTCACTCTCTCTGCTCTCGATTCGAACAAAGCGCTCATAGGGAAATCTGGAATCTTGAAACCGCTTATCGATCTTTTAGAAGAAGGGAATCCATTAGCTATCAAAGACGCAGCCGCAGCGATCTTCACTCTCTGTATTGCACACGAGAACAGGAGCAGAGCTGTGAAGGACGGAGCTGTTAGGGTTTTAGGTAAGAAAATCTCTGAAGGGTTGTATGTGGATGAGCTTTTAGCTTTATTAGCAATGCTTGTTACTCACTGGAAGGCTGTGGAGGAGCTTGGCGAGCTCGGTGGGGTGTCTTGGCTGCTGGAGATAACCAGAGAGAGTGAGTGCAAGAGAAACAAAGAGAACGCGATTGTGATACTGCATACTATATGTTTCAGTGACAGGACAATGTGGAAGGAGATCAGAGAAGAGGAGAGTAGTCATGGAACGATAACAAGGCTTGCGCGTGAAGGAACGTCTAGGGCACAGAGGAAAGCAAATGGGATCTTGGATAGGCTGAGGAAAGCTATGAATCTTACTCACACAGCCTGA